DNA sequence from the Pseudodesulfovibrio senegalensis genome:
CTCTTCCTGGCGGACAGATGGAGGCGGCGCGCGGCACCGGGCTTTCCCACTTTCAGGCCATGCGCTACGTGATTCTGCCGCAGTCGCTGCGCAACATGATCCCTTCTTTTGTCAACCAGTTCGTGTCGCTGACCAAGGACACCTCGCTGGCTTCCACCATCGGCGTGCTTGAACTGACCCGTTGTGCCGAACAGGTCAGCAACAGGACCTTGAATGCTCCCATGGAGATTTACGTCACCATTCTGGTCATGTATTTTGTCATCTGTTATTGTCTGACTTCCTACAGCCGTCGATTGGAGAAACAATTATCCCGCTATCAGGCAAGGGATAGATAGATGACCGCTACACGATCCGAATTGGCCGGATATTTCGAGTACACGTTGCTCAAGCCCGACGCCACGGCAGCGGATGTGGACAACGTCTGCCTCGATGCCGTCCGTCTCGGTGTCAAAAGTGTCTGTGTCAATCCGGTTCATATCAAGCTGGCCAACTGGCTGCTCAAGGACGAGGCTCCGCTTCCCGTATGCAGCGTGGGATATCCCACGGGCGCGACCCTGGGAAGCATCAAGTCCGCGGAGGCCGCCGAGGCTGTGCGTCTTGGTGCCCGTGAAGTGAACATGGTCATGAACCTCGCGGCGTTCAAGGCATCGGATCATCGTGCCGTGGTGCAGGATATTCAGGGTGTCATCACTGCGGCGGGCGTGCCGGTCAAGGTGATCGTCGAGACGACCCTGCTTGCGGCGGACCAGTTGACGCAGGCCTGTTCCTTGTGCATGGAGGCCGGGGCCAAGGCTGTGATCAGCGGTTCGGGGTATGGAACGTCGCCGGTGCGCGAATCCGGGATTCGTGCTCTTCGCAAGGCGTGCGACTGTTCGCTCGAAGTCATTGCCGCTGGTGGGGTCCGAGGCTTCAAACGGGCCATGGCCCTTGTGGAAGCCGGGGCCGACCGTATCTGTTCATCCACGGTTTCCGAGATTCTCGGTAGTTCTTCCTGAATTGATCATGTCTTCCGATACTGTCATCCGCAACATCGCCCCCGGTGAAATTGAGGCGGAATCCTTTCGCATCATTGATTCCGAGGTGCCTGAACCTCGCCCGTATGCCGGTTTCGAGTGGGAGATCGTGCGGCGCATGATTCATACCACGGCCGATTTTGATATGCTCAACATCGTGCGCTTCGGCAATGGTGCCGTGGAAGCGGGGTTGCAGGCCCTGCGCAATCAGGCAACAATCGTCACGGATACGGAAATGGCGCGCAGGGGAATTCCCATGCGCCGCATGACTCCGCTGGGCTGTTCCGTGCAGTGTCTCATGAACGACGAGCGCGTTGCTCGTCGTGCTCATATTTACGGTACAACCAGAGCCTTTGCAGCGGTGGATGTGGCTGTCAGTGATATTGCCCCTTCCATTTACGTGATTGGCAACGCGCCCACCGCATTGATTCGGTTGGTCGAACATATGCGCGGCGGACGTGCCGACCCCGCTCTGGTGGTTGGCATGCCTGTCGGTTTTGTCAATGCCCGCGAGTCCAAGGAACTGTTGCAACAGGTGGAAATTCCCTACATCACCATTCAGGGCCGCAAGGGCGGTTCTCCTCTGGCTGCCTGCGTGATTAATGCGTTGGCAGATATCATCCTCCGAACATAATTCATCATTAATATTCCATAAGTACTTGCTTTGCCTTTTTTTGAGTGCTAGGGCCGGGACATGTGTAACGGTTTGGTTGCATTGGTGTTCAACTTTTTGGCCGGAATGAGGTTATGGCTAAGAAAAGCATGGGAAAAAGCAAGGTTACGGTTTATCCGGACTGGTGCAAGGGGTGCGGCATCTGTATCGAGTTCTGCCCGAAGAAGGTGTTGGAATTCGATGCGCAGGGCAAATGTTCCGTGGCCCGCGAGGACGACTGCATTCATTGCGGGTTTTGCGAGTTGCATTGTCCGGATTTTGCCATCGTGGTTACTGAAAAGAAATCCAGGGAAAAAGCTTCCTAGCAAGCGGGGGATTGCAAATTCATGGCGCGACGAAAAAAACACAAGGAAATTTTCGCCCTGGGCAACGAGGCAGTTGTCGAGGGTGCTTTGATAGCCGGTTGCTCTTTTTACGGAGGGTATCCCATCACGCCATCATCGGAAATCATGGAAATCATGGCCCAGCGCCTGCCCATGACCGAGGATGGCGTTTTCATTCAACTTGAGGACGAAATTGCTTCCATGGGGGCGATCGTCGGTGGCTCCATGGCAGGACGTAAGGCCATGACCGCCACGTCCGGCCCCGGTTTTTCCCTGATGCAGGAGAATCTCGGGTATGCCTGCATGACCGAGACACCGCTGGTTGTCGTCAACGTGATGCGTGGCGGACCGAGTACCGGCTTGCCCACCAGCCCGGCACAGAGTGACGTGCAGCAGGCCCGTTGGGGCACGCACGGGGACCATCCCATCATTGTGCTTTCCGCCTCTGATGTTCAGGAATGTCTGGAAATGACCATTACGGCTTTCAATATGGCCGAAAAATACCGTACACCGGTTGTGCTGTTGCTTGACGAAATCACGGCCCATACGCGTGAAAAGATCAGGATTCCCCAGCCCGATGAATACGAGGTGGTCTCTCGCATCGTGCCGTCCATTCCGCCCGAGTGGTACAAGCCCTATGAAGAGACTGTGCGGGGTGTGGCTCCCATGCCTCCCATCGGGTCGGGCTACCGTTTTCACGTCACGGGCCTGACTCACGACGAAAACGGATTCCCTACTTCCCGGCCCGACGAAGTCGTGGACCTCATGGAGCGCATGCATCGCAAGATCGACCAATTCTTTTATGACATCCAGATGCATGACGAACTGATGGTTGACGATGCCGATGTGGTGGTCATTGCCTACGGCTGCGTGGCGCGTTCCGCGGAATACGCCATCGAGCAGGCGCGGGCGTCCGGGGTCAAGGCCGGGCTGCTCAAGCTCAAGACGCTGTTCCCGTATCCCCGCCGTGCAACGGAAAAGGCCCTTGCCAATGCCCGGAGCATCATCGTGCCCGAAATGAATATGGGTCAGATGTCCCGCGAGGTAAAACGGGTCAACAGCGGCCGTGCGTCCGTGCGCACCATCAACCGCGTGGACGGGCAGATCATCACGCCCTCCGAAATTCTCAAGGTCATCATGCAGGGGTAGCCATGAACATAACAGGCAATGAAATCATTCATCAGTATCTGCGGCACAACAAGAAGTTCCCGCATGTCCTCTGTGCCGGATGCGGCCACGGGATTGTGCTTGGCTCTCTGATCCGCAGCGTGCATCAGCTCGGCCTTCCCAAAGACGACGTGGTCATTGTTGCGGGCATCGGCTGTTCCGGCCGTTTGGCCGTGTACGTGGACTTCAACACCGTGCACACCACGCATGGCCGGGCATTGACCTTTGCCACGGGCATCAAGATGGCCAATCCCAAGCTGAACGTCATCTGCATCATGGGGGACGGCGATGCCCTGTCCATTGGCGGCAACCACATGATACATGCGGCCCGTCGCAATATCGGCATTACCGCGCTCATTCTCAACAACAATATATACGGCATGACCGGCGGCCAAAGCTCTCCGGCCACACCGCAGGGTTCCGTTTCCATGACCGCGCCCTTCGGCCAGCTGGAAGAGAGCTTTGACACGGTGCAGCTTGCCTGTGGCGCAGGCGCCAATTTCGTGGCCCGTGGGACGGTTTTTCATGTTCACAAGCTGGAAAAATTGATGGTCAAGGCCATTGAACGTCCCGGTTTCAACATGTTGGAAGTCATCACGCCGTGTCATACGCAGTACGGGCGCAAGAATAAGTA
Encoded proteins:
- the deoC gene encoding deoxyribose-phosphate aldolase, which produces MTATRSELAGYFEYTLLKPDATAADVDNVCLDAVRLGVKSVCVNPVHIKLANWLLKDEAPLPVCSVGYPTGATLGSIKSAEAAEAVRLGAREVNMVMNLAAFKASDHRAVVQDIQGVITAAGVPVKVIVETTLLAADQLTQACSLCMEAGAKAVISGSGYGTSPVRESGIRALRKACDCSLEVIAAGGVRGFKRAMALVEAGADRICSSTVSEILGSSS
- a CDS encoding precorrin-8X methylmutase — encoded protein: MSSDTVIRNIAPGEIEAESFRIIDSEVPEPRPYAGFEWEIVRRMIHTTADFDMLNIVRFGNGAVEAGLQALRNQATIVTDTEMARRGIPMRRMTPLGCSVQCLMNDERVARRAHIYGTTRAFAAVDVAVSDIAPSIYVIGNAPTALIRLVEHMRGGRADPALVVGMPVGFVNARESKELLQQVEIPYITIQGRKGGSPLAACVINALADIILRT
- a CDS encoding 4Fe-4S dicluster domain-containing protein; its protein translation is MAKKSMGKSKVTVYPDWCKGCGICIEFCPKKVLEFDAQGKCSVAREDDCIHCGFCELHCPDFAIVVTEKKSREKAS
- a CDS encoding 2-oxoacid:acceptor oxidoreductase subunit alpha is translated as MARRKKHKEIFALGNEAVVEGALIAGCSFYGGYPITPSSEIMEIMAQRLPMTEDGVFIQLEDEIASMGAIVGGSMAGRKAMTATSGPGFSLMQENLGYACMTETPLVVVNVMRGGPSTGLPTSPAQSDVQQARWGTHGDHPIIVLSASDVQECLEMTITAFNMAEKYRTPVVLLLDEITAHTREKIRIPQPDEYEVVSRIVPSIPPEWYKPYEETVRGVAPMPPIGSGYRFHVTGLTHDENGFPTSRPDEVVDLMERMHRKIDQFFYDIQMHDELMVDDADVVVIAYGCVARSAEYAIEQARASGVKAGLLKLKTLFPYPRRATEKALANARSIIVPEMNMGQMSREVKRVNSGRASVRTINRVDGQIITPSEILKVIMQG
- a CDS encoding 2-oxoacid:ferredoxin oxidoreductase subunit beta, which gives rise to MNITGNEIIHQYLRHNKKFPHVLCAGCGHGIVLGSLIRSVHQLGLPKDDVVIVAGIGCSGRLAVYVDFNTVHTTHGRALTFATGIKMANPKLNVICIMGDGDALSIGGNHMIHAARRNIGITALILNNNIYGMTGGQSSPATPQGSVSMTAPFGQLEESFDTVQLACGAGANFVARGTVFHVHKLEKLMVKAIERPGFNMLEVITPCHTQYGRKNKYKNPVEMYRWLKSNAMERERFEALDEDKRGDKFPIGVFVERDEPGLEERYHELKARFAAGRNG